Proteins co-encoded in one Corynebacterium lujinxingii genomic window:
- the coaBC gene encoding bifunctional phosphopantothenoylcysteine decarboxylase/phosphopantothenate--cysteine ligase CoaBC codes for MSEATHAPKNVVVGVAGGIAAYKACHLVRNFKERGDDVRVIPTESALRFVGAATFEALSGNPVDTGVFSRVDEVQHVRLGQEADLIVVAPATADLLARVAVGRADDLLAATILVATCPVVLAPAMHTEMWLNSATQHNVDVLRSRGVTVLEPAHGRLTGKDTGPGRLPEPGAIAELARTVLATGPIEQSLIGKRVLISAGGTQENIDPVRYIGNRSSGKQGFALGDIAAQRGAEVTIVAGATAELDGPSGAEVVRVGSTREMEQAMQERAADADVIVMAAAVADFRPQSEATSKLKKGQSDDALSTIRLTENPDILRGLVDKRDAGETDAVIIGFAAETDNELENGRAKLKRKGADMLMLNSVEGGGVFGQARNRGWLLSADGGEVEIPDGTKHEVAVRIWDAVEALSD; via the coding sequence ATGAGCGAAGCCACACACGCCCCGAAGAACGTCGTCGTCGGTGTTGCAGGAGGGATCGCCGCCTACAAGGCGTGCCACCTCGTGCGCAACTTCAAGGAGCGCGGGGATGATGTTCGCGTCATTCCGACGGAGAGCGCGCTGCGTTTTGTTGGTGCGGCGACGTTTGAGGCGCTGAGCGGCAATCCGGTGGATACGGGCGTGTTTTCGCGTGTGGACGAAGTCCAGCACGTGCGCCTCGGCCAAGAAGCCGACCTGATCGTGGTGGCACCCGCCACCGCTGACTTGCTTGCCCGCGTGGCTGTCGGCCGTGCCGACGACCTTCTCGCCGCCACCATCCTCGTCGCCACCTGCCCGGTGGTGCTGGCCCCGGCAATGCACACCGAGATGTGGTTGAATTCGGCGACGCAGCACAACGTCGACGTGTTGCGCTCCCGCGGCGTCACGGTGCTCGAACCGGCGCACGGGCGCCTCACGGGCAAAGACACCGGTCCGGGCCGCTTGCCGGAGCCGGGGGCCATCGCGGAGCTTGCACGCACTGTCCTGGCAACCGGGCCGATTGAGCAGTCGCTCATCGGCAAGCGGGTGCTCATCAGCGCGGGTGGTACGCAGGAAAATATTGATCCGGTGCGCTATATCGGCAACCGGTCGTCGGGCAAGCAAGGGTTTGCGCTCGGCGACATCGCGGCGCAACGTGGCGCTGAGGTGACCATCGTGGCGGGCGCGACCGCGGAGCTGGACGGGCCGTCGGGCGCCGAGGTGGTGCGGGTCGGGTCAACCCGGGAGATGGAACAGGCGATGCAGGAGCGCGCCGCCGACGCGGATGTGATCGTCATGGCGGCGGCCGTAGCGGACTTCCGCCCACAGTCGGAAGCCACGAGCAAGTTGAAGAAGGGGCAAAGCGACGACGCGCTGTCCACGATCCGCTTGACGGAGAACCCGGATATTCTCCGCGGGCTCGTCGATAAGCGCGATGCGGGAGAGACGGATGCGGTGATCATCGGGTTCGCCGCCGAGACCGACAACGAGCTGGAAAACGGCCGCGCCAAGCTCAAGCGCAAGGGAGCGGACATGCTCATGCTCAATTCCGTGGAGGGAGGCGGTGTGTTCGGCCAGGCGCGCAATCGCGGCTGGCTGCTGAGCGCTGATGGCGGGGAGGTAGAAATTCCGGACGGTACGAAGCATGAGGTGGCCGTGCGAATTTGGGACGCGGTAGAAGCACTTTCGGACTAG
- the rpoZ gene encoding DNA-directed RNA polymerase subunit omega has product MTETTNELSQDSAPAEDTQQERVFDTPEGITAPPIDELLTKVSSKYALVIFAAKRARQINSFYQNSEDGVFEFIGPLVSPEPGEKPLSIALREIEAGLLEHEEGQ; this is encoded by the coding sequence GTGACTGAGACAACCAACGAACTGTCGCAGGATTCCGCTCCTGCTGAGGACACTCAGCAGGAGCGGGTCTTCGACACTCCGGAAGGCATTACCGCGCCCCCGATCGACGAACTTTTGACCAAGGTGTCGTCGAAGTACGCGCTGGTGATTTTCGCCGCGAAGCGCGCACGCCAGATCAACAGCTTCTACCAGAACTCCGAGGACGGCGTCTTCGAGTTCATCGGCCCGCTGGTTTCTCCGGAACCTGGCGAAAAGCCGCTGTCGATCGCGCTGCGCGAGATTGAGGCAGGTCTTCTCGAGCACGAGGAAGGCCAGTAA
- the gmk gene encoding guanylate kinase, with protein sequence MAEVTPRGQLVVMAGPSAVGKSTVVNRLRGEVPNLYFSVSMTTRAPRPGEIDGTDYYFVSADDFQRRIDSGEMLEWADIHGGLQRSGTPAGPVREALEESRPVLVEVDLAGARNIKRLMPEAQSVFLAPPSWEILVERLTGRGTETADVIERRLTTAREELDAQGEFDTVVVNDDVDQAVAAIARILTGTASDNN encoded by the coding sequence GTGGCCGAGGTGACGCCCCGCGGGCAGCTGGTCGTTATGGCCGGCCCATCTGCCGTGGGTAAGTCGACGGTAGTCAATCGCCTGCGTGGCGAGGTGCCGAACCTCTACTTCTCTGTGTCGATGACCACCCGTGCACCGCGCCCGGGCGAGATCGACGGCACGGACTATTACTTCGTTTCCGCAGATGACTTCCAGCGGCGCATCGACTCCGGCGAGATGCTGGAGTGGGCCGACATTCACGGTGGCCTGCAGCGCTCCGGGACCCCTGCGGGGCCGGTGCGTGAGGCCCTCGAGGAAAGTCGCCCTGTGCTCGTGGAGGTCGACCTCGCCGGGGCACGTAACATCAAGCGGCTCATGCCTGAGGCGCAATCGGTGTTTCTCGCGCCCCCGTCGTGGGAGATACTCGTCGAGCGGCTGACCGGCCGTGGCACCGAGACCGCGGACGTGATCGAGCGTCGGCTCACCACTGCGCGCGAGGAACTCGATGCGCAGGGGGAGTTCGACACCGTTGTGGTCAACGACGATGTCGACCAGGCCGTGGCGGCGATTGCGCGCATACTTACAGGCACAGCATCCGACAACAATTAG
- the mihF gene encoding integration host factor, actinobacterial type produces the protein MALPQLTDEQRKAALEKAAEARKQRAELKASLKRGETTLKDVLDKADSDEIIGKTKVSALLEAMPKVGKVKAREIMEELEIAQTRRLRGLGERQRRALLERFGFEEN, from the coding sequence GTGGCACTTCCACAGTTGACTGATGAACAGCGCAAGGCAGCCCTGGAGAAGGCGGCTGAGGCTCGCAAGCAGCGCGCAGAGCTCAAGGCTTCCCTGAAGCGCGGCGAGACCACGCTGAAGGACGTGCTGGATAAGGCCGATAGCGACGAGATCATCGGCAAGACCAAGGTCTCCGCTCTCCTCGAGGCAATGCCAAAGGTGGGCAAGGTCAAGGCCCGCGAGATCATGGAGGAGCTGGAGATCGCTCAGACCCGCCGCCTGCGTGGCCTGGGTGAGCGTCAGCGTCGCGCGCTGCTCGAGCGCTTCGGCTTCGAAGAGAACTAA
- the pyrF gene encoding orotidine-5'-phosphate decarboxylase: protein MAQSFGDRLVAAGQKHGRLCVGIDPHAALLEQWGLSDTVDGLREFSRTCVEAFAGATALVKPQVAFYERFGSAGFAVLEETLVALREAGTLVVADAKRGDIGSTMAGYAAAWLQPGSPLEADAVTLTPYLGVGSLDPAIKLAAEHGKGVFVMAANSNPEAEAFQTSDIDGRMVSQRMVDECAEYNLGAGIGHVGVVVGATVAKPPVLDRLNAPVLMPGIGAQGATMQDAEAIAGEVSHLVFPSVSRSVLAAGPDVAELRKRASELAKQV from the coding sequence ATGGCGCAGTCGTTCGGAGACCGCCTCGTTGCAGCGGGGCAGAAGCACGGTCGGCTGTGCGTCGGCATCGACCCGCACGCTGCGCTGCTGGAGCAGTGGGGGTTGTCCGACACGGTCGACGGACTGCGCGAGTTCTCCCGCACGTGTGTCGAAGCGTTTGCCGGCGCGACAGCGCTGGTCAAGCCCCAGGTGGCGTTCTATGAGCGTTTCGGATCTGCAGGATTTGCGGTATTGGAGGAAACGCTCGTGGCGTTGCGTGAGGCCGGCACACTGGTCGTCGCTGATGCGAAACGCGGCGACATCGGCTCCACGATGGCCGGATACGCAGCTGCATGGTTGCAGCCCGGCTCACCGCTGGAGGCGGACGCGGTAACACTCACGCCGTATCTCGGGGTCGGTTCGCTCGACCCCGCGATCAAATTGGCCGCAGAGCACGGCAAGGGCGTGTTTGTGATGGCGGCGAACTCCAACCCGGAAGCAGAAGCGTTCCAGACCAGCGACATTGACGGCCGGATGGTCTCGCAGCGGATGGTCGACGAGTGCGCCGAGTACAACCTGGGCGCGGGCATCGGGCACGTCGGGGTCGTCGTCGGCGCGACGGTGGCGAAGCCGCCCGTGCTCGACCGCCTCAACGCGCCGGTGCTCATGCCGGGCATCGGCGCTCAAGGTGCGACGATGCAGGACGCCGAAGCGATTGCGGGAGAGGTTTCCCACCTCGTTTTCCCCAGTGTTTCGCGCTCTGTGCTCGCAGCGGGCCCGGACGTCGCTGAACTGCGTAAACGTGCTTCTGAACTGGCGAAACAGGTGTAA